A genomic window from Thunnus maccoyii chromosome 2, fThuMac1.1, whole genome shotgun sequence includes:
- the acsl1a gene encoding long-chain-fatty-acid--CoA ligase 1a isoform X4, whose protein sequence is MQAQEVLRQLRIPELDEIRQYLRGLPANTLMGMGAFAAITTYWFASRPKALKPPCDLGQQSLEIPSGERARRSVLTDSDELMTHYYDDARTMYEVFLRGLRVSNDGPCLGSRKPNQPYEWQSYREVANRAEYIGSALLHRGHSHTGDKFVGIFSQNRPEWTTSELACYTYSLVAVPLYDTLGTEAIGYILDKAAISSVICDIPEKAQMILDCVSKKGRTVKTIVLMEAFDSDMVSRGQECGVEILSMKEFEALGKTNHKDPVPPKPEDLALICFTSGTTGNPKGAMLTHRNVISNTAAFIKITEGSLKPSTKDVLISFLPLAHMFERVVEGVILIHGARIGYFQGDIRLLMDDLKTLQPTVFPVVPRLLNRMFDKVFGQANTPLKRWLLDFAFRRKEAELRSGVVRKDSMWDKLIFKKVQASLGGRVRLMITGAAPVSPTILTFLRAALGCQFYEGYGQTECTAGCTMSMPGDWTAGHVGPPLPCNYVKLVDVAEMNYLAANGEGEVCVKGPNVFQGYLEDRERTAEAIDQDGWLHTGDIGKWLPNGTLKVIDRKKHIFKLAQGEYIAPEKIETVYNRSDPVAQIFVHGDSLQACLVGVVVPDPDFLPIWAKNKGIEGSYSDLCKNKDVKSAILEDILRLGKEAGLKSFEQVRDIMLHPEMFSVQNGLLTPTLKAKRVELRSHFRDQIDELYAKIKM, encoded by the exons ATGCAGGCTCAGGAAGTCCTGAGACAGCTGCGGATTCCCGAGCTGGATGAAATTCGGCAGTACTTGCGCGGATTGCCCGCCAACACACTCATGGGCATGGGTGCCTTCGCTGCCATCACCACCTACTGGTTTGCCAGCCGGCCAAAAGCCCTCAAACCACCTTGTGACCTTGGCCAGCAGTCACTGGAAATACCA AGTGGAGAACGTGCAAGAAGGTCAGTGCTGACTGACAGCGATGAGCTCATGACACACTACTACGATGATGCACGAACAATGTATGAGGTGTTCCTACGAGGGCTCAGAGTATCAA ATGATGGACCCTGTTTAGGATCGAGAAAACCAAACCAACCTTACGAGTGGCAGTCATACAGAGAG gTGGCAAACAGAGCGGAGTACATCGGCTCTGCTCTTCTTCACAGAGGACACTCTCATACAGGAGACAAGTTCGTCGGCATCTTCTCCCAGAACAGACCAGAG tggACCACTTCAGAGCTGGCTTGTTACACATACTCCCTCGTGGCAGTTCCACTGTACGACACACTTGGCACGGAGGCCATTGGCTACATTCTCGACAAAG ctgcCATCTCGTCAGTGATCTGTGACATACCCGAAAAGGCTCAGATGATTCTAGACTGTGTCAGTAAAAAAGGGCGAACGGTAAAGACGATTGTGCTCATGGAGGCCTTCGACAGCGACATGGTGTCCCGCGGACAGGAGTGTGGTGTTGAGATCCTGAGCATGAAGGAGTTTGAG gcctTAGGtaaaacaaaccacaaagaCCCAGTG CCCCCTAAACCAGAGGACCTCGCACTTATCTGCTTTACATCTGGAACCACAG GAAACCCAAAAGGTGCAATGCTTACTCATCGAAATGTCATCTCCAACACTGCAGctttcattaaaataacagag GGCTCACTGAAGCCCAGCACTAAAGATGTGCTCATCTCCTTCCTCCCTTTGGCCCATATGTTTGAGAGGGTGGTGGAG GGTGTCATCCTCATCCATGGGGCTCGTATCGGATATTTCCAAGGAGACATTCGGCTTTTGATGGATGATTTGAAAACGCTGCAGCCAACAGTCTTCCCTGTGGTCCCACGTCTCCTCAACCGCATGTTTGATAAG GTGTTTGGTCAAGCTAACACGCCACTGAAGAGATGGCTGCTTGATTTCGCTTTTAGGAGGAAGGAGGCAGAGCTTCGTAGCGGTGTGGTCAGAAAGGACAGCATGTGGGACAAACTCATCTTCAAGAAAGTACAG GCGAGCCTGGGTGGACGTGTGAGGCTCATGATTACAGGAGCAGCACCGGTGTCCCCGACCATCCTGACATTCCTACGAGCTGCTCTGGGCTGTCAG TTTTATGAAGGCTACGGCCAGACTGAATGTACAGCCGGGTGCACCATGTCGATGCCTGGAGACTGGACAGCCG GTCACGTCGGGCCTCCTCTGCCCTGCAACTATGTCAAACTGGTGGATGTGGCAGAAATGAATTACCTGGCAGCCAACGGAGAGGGAGAG GTGTGTGTCAAAGGACCAAATGTATTTCAGGGATACCTGGAAGACCGTGAGAGGACAGCTGAGGCAATTGACCAGGACGGATGGCTGCACACAGGGGACATTGGGAAATGGCTTCCT AACGGCACTCTGAAGGTCATTGACAGAAAGAAGCACATTTTCAAGCTGGCACAAGGAGAATACATCGCCCCCGAGAAAATAGAAACCGTCTATAATCGTAGTGATCCAGTGGCTCAGATATTTGTTCATGGTGATAGTTTACAG gcATGTCTGGTGGGAGTCGTGGTACCTGATCCTGACTTTTTACCTATTTGGGCCAAGAACAAAGGAATTGAAGGATCCTACTCTGATCTGTGCAAAAACAAG GATGTAAAGAGCGCCATTCTGGAGGACATTCTGAGGCTGGGCAAAGAAGCAGGACTCAAGTCTTTTGAACAG GTGAGAGATATCATGTTACATCCTGAGATGTTTTCTGTCCAGAACGGCCTGCTGACGCCCACCCTGAAAGCCAAAAGGGTCGAGCTCCGGAGTCACTTCAGAGACCAGATTGATGAACTTTATGCCAAAATCAAGATGTGA
- the acsl1a gene encoding long-chain-fatty-acid--CoA ligase 1a isoform X3, which yields MQAQEVLRQLRIPELDEIRQYLRGLPANTLMGMGAFAAITTYWFASRPKALKPPCDLGQQSLEIPSGERARRSVLTDSDELMTHYYDDARTMYEVFLRGLRVSNDGPCLGSRKPNQPYEWQSYREVANRAEYIGSALLHRGHSHTGDKFVGIFSQNRPEWTTSELACYTYSLVAVPLYDTLGTEAIGYILDKAAISSVICDIPEKAQMILDCVSKKGRTVKTIVLMEAFDSDMVSRGQECGVEILSMKEFEALGKTNHKDPVPPKPEDLALICFTSGTTGNPKGAMLTHRNVISNTAAFIKITEVHCMLSLHDIHVSYLPLAHMFERVVQGVILIHGARIGYFQGDIRLLMDDLKTLQPTVFPVVPRLLNRMFDKVFGQANTPLKRWLLDFAFRRKEAELRSGVVRKDSMWDKLIFKKVQASLGGRVRLMITGAAPVSPTILTFLRAALGCQFYEGYGQTECTAGCTMSMPGDWTAGHVGPPLPCNYVKLVDVAEMNYLAANGEGEVCVKGPNVFQGYLEDRERTAEAIDQDGWLHTGDIGKWLPNGTLKVIDRKKHIFKLAQGEYIAPEKIETVYNRSDPVAQIFVHGDSLQACLVGVVVPDPDFLPIWAKNKGIEGSYSDLCKNKDVKSAILEDILRLGKEAGLKSFEQVRDIMLHPEMFSVQNGLLTPTLKAKRVELRSHFRDQIDELYAKIKM from the exons ATGCAGGCTCAGGAAGTCCTGAGACAGCTGCGGATTCCCGAGCTGGATGAAATTCGGCAGTACTTGCGCGGATTGCCCGCCAACACACTCATGGGCATGGGTGCCTTCGCTGCCATCACCACCTACTGGTTTGCCAGCCGGCCAAAAGCCCTCAAACCACCTTGTGACCTTGGCCAGCAGTCACTGGAAATACCA AGTGGAGAACGTGCAAGAAGGTCAGTGCTGACTGACAGCGATGAGCTCATGACACACTACTACGATGATGCACGAACAATGTATGAGGTGTTCCTACGAGGGCTCAGAGTATCAA ATGATGGACCCTGTTTAGGATCGAGAAAACCAAACCAACCTTACGAGTGGCAGTCATACAGAGAG gTGGCAAACAGAGCGGAGTACATCGGCTCTGCTCTTCTTCACAGAGGACACTCTCATACAGGAGACAAGTTCGTCGGCATCTTCTCCCAGAACAGACCAGAG tggACCACTTCAGAGCTGGCTTGTTACACATACTCCCTCGTGGCAGTTCCACTGTACGACACACTTGGCACGGAGGCCATTGGCTACATTCTCGACAAAG ctgcCATCTCGTCAGTGATCTGTGACATACCCGAAAAGGCTCAGATGATTCTAGACTGTGTCAGTAAAAAAGGGCGAACGGTAAAGACGATTGTGCTCATGGAGGCCTTCGACAGCGACATGGTGTCCCGCGGACAGGAGTGTGGTGTTGAGATCCTGAGCATGAAGGAGTTTGAG gcctTAGGtaaaacaaaccacaaagaCCCAGTG CCCCCTAAACCAGAGGACCTCGCACTTATCTGCTTTACATCTGGAACCACAG GAAACCCAAAAGGTGCAATGCTTACTCATCGAAATGTCATCTCCAACACTGCAGctttcattaaaataacagag GTACACTGCATGCTGAGCCTTCATGACATTCATGTATCCTATCTCCCCCTAGCTCATATGTTTGAGAGGGTTGTGCAG GGTGTCATCCTCATCCATGGGGCTCGTATCGGATATTTCCAAGGAGACATTCGGCTTTTGATGGATGATTTGAAAACGCTGCAGCCAACAGTCTTCCCTGTGGTCCCACGTCTCCTCAACCGCATGTTTGATAAG GTGTTTGGTCAAGCTAACACGCCACTGAAGAGATGGCTGCTTGATTTCGCTTTTAGGAGGAAGGAGGCAGAGCTTCGTAGCGGTGTGGTCAGAAAGGACAGCATGTGGGACAAACTCATCTTCAAGAAAGTACAG GCGAGCCTGGGTGGACGTGTGAGGCTCATGATTACAGGAGCAGCACCGGTGTCCCCGACCATCCTGACATTCCTACGAGCTGCTCTGGGCTGTCAG TTTTATGAAGGCTACGGCCAGACTGAATGTACAGCCGGGTGCACCATGTCGATGCCTGGAGACTGGACAGCCG GTCACGTCGGGCCTCCTCTGCCCTGCAACTATGTCAAACTGGTGGATGTGGCAGAAATGAATTACCTGGCAGCCAACGGAGAGGGAGAG GTGTGTGTCAAAGGACCAAATGTATTTCAGGGATACCTGGAAGACCGTGAGAGGACAGCTGAGGCAATTGACCAGGACGGATGGCTGCACACAGGGGACATTGGGAAATGGCTTCCT AACGGCACTCTGAAGGTCATTGACAGAAAGAAGCACATTTTCAAGCTGGCACAAGGAGAATACATCGCCCCCGAGAAAATAGAAACCGTCTATAATCGTAGTGATCCAGTGGCTCAGATATTTGTTCATGGTGATAGTTTACAG gcATGTCTGGTGGGAGTCGTGGTACCTGATCCTGACTTTTTACCTATTTGGGCCAAGAACAAAGGAATTGAAGGATCCTACTCTGATCTGTGCAAAAACAAG GATGTAAAGAGCGCCATTCTGGAGGACATTCTGAGGCTGGGCAAAGAAGCAGGACTCAAGTCTTTTGAACAG GTGAGAGATATCATGTTACATCCTGAGATGTTTTCTGTCCAGAACGGCCTGCTGACGCCCACCCTGAAAGCCAAAAGGGTCGAGCTCCGGAGTCACTTCAGAGACCAGATTGATGAACTTTATGCCAAAATCAAGATGTGA
- the acsl1a gene encoding long-chain-fatty-acid--CoA ligase 1a isoform X2 yields the protein MQAQEVLRQLRIPELDEIRQYLRGLPANTLMGMGAFAAITTYWFASRPKALKPPCDLGQQSLEIPSGERARRSVLTDSDELMTHYYDDARTMYEVFLRGLRVSNDGPCLGSRKPNQPYEWQSYREVANRAEYIGSALLHRGHSHTGDKFVGIFSQNRPEWTTSELACYTYSLVAVPLYDTLGTEAIGYILDKAAISSVICDIPEKAQMILDCVSKKGRTVKTIVLMEAFDSDMVSRGQECGVEILSMKEFEALGKTNHKDPVPPKPEDLALICFTSGTTGNPKGAMLTHRNVISNTAAFIKITEVHCMLSLHDIHVSYLPLAHMFERVVQGVILIHGARIGYFQGDIRLLMDDLKTLQPTVFPVVPRLLNRMFDKVFGQANTPLKRWLLDFAFRRKEAELRSGVVRKDSMWDKLIFKKVQASLGGRVRLMITGAAPVSPTILTFLRAALGCQFYEGYGQTECTAGCTMSMPGDWTAGHVGPPLPCNYVKLVDVAEMNYLAANGEGEVCVKGPNVFQGYLEDRERTAEAIDQDGWLHTGDIGKWLPVSKTLMISDYCTERMKPSGLTLLCFSSGSLQNGTLKVIDRKKHIFKLAQGEYIAPEKIETVYNRSDPVAQIFVHGDSLQACLVGVVVPDPDFLPIWAKNKGIEGSYSDLCKNKDVKSAILEDILRLGKEAGLKSFEQVRDIMLHPEMFSVQNGLLTPTLKAKRVELRSHFRDQIDELYAKIKM from the exons ATGCAGGCTCAGGAAGTCCTGAGACAGCTGCGGATTCCCGAGCTGGATGAAATTCGGCAGTACTTGCGCGGATTGCCCGCCAACACACTCATGGGCATGGGTGCCTTCGCTGCCATCACCACCTACTGGTTTGCCAGCCGGCCAAAAGCCCTCAAACCACCTTGTGACCTTGGCCAGCAGTCACTGGAAATACCA AGTGGAGAACGTGCAAGAAGGTCAGTGCTGACTGACAGCGATGAGCTCATGACACACTACTACGATGATGCACGAACAATGTATGAGGTGTTCCTACGAGGGCTCAGAGTATCAA ATGATGGACCCTGTTTAGGATCGAGAAAACCAAACCAACCTTACGAGTGGCAGTCATACAGAGAG gTGGCAAACAGAGCGGAGTACATCGGCTCTGCTCTTCTTCACAGAGGACACTCTCATACAGGAGACAAGTTCGTCGGCATCTTCTCCCAGAACAGACCAGAG tggACCACTTCAGAGCTGGCTTGTTACACATACTCCCTCGTGGCAGTTCCACTGTACGACACACTTGGCACGGAGGCCATTGGCTACATTCTCGACAAAG ctgcCATCTCGTCAGTGATCTGTGACATACCCGAAAAGGCTCAGATGATTCTAGACTGTGTCAGTAAAAAAGGGCGAACGGTAAAGACGATTGTGCTCATGGAGGCCTTCGACAGCGACATGGTGTCCCGCGGACAGGAGTGTGGTGTTGAGATCCTGAGCATGAAGGAGTTTGAG gcctTAGGtaaaacaaaccacaaagaCCCAGTG CCCCCTAAACCAGAGGACCTCGCACTTATCTGCTTTACATCTGGAACCACAG GAAACCCAAAAGGTGCAATGCTTACTCATCGAAATGTCATCTCCAACACTGCAGctttcattaaaataacagag GTACACTGCATGCTGAGCCTTCATGACATTCATGTATCCTATCTCCCCCTAGCTCATATGTTTGAGAGGGTTGTGCAG GGTGTCATCCTCATCCATGGGGCTCGTATCGGATATTTCCAAGGAGACATTCGGCTTTTGATGGATGATTTGAAAACGCTGCAGCCAACAGTCTTCCCTGTGGTCCCACGTCTCCTCAACCGCATGTTTGATAAG GTGTTTGGTCAAGCTAACACGCCACTGAAGAGATGGCTGCTTGATTTCGCTTTTAGGAGGAAGGAGGCAGAGCTTCGTAGCGGTGTGGTCAGAAAGGACAGCATGTGGGACAAACTCATCTTCAAGAAAGTACAG GCGAGCCTGGGTGGACGTGTGAGGCTCATGATTACAGGAGCAGCACCGGTGTCCCCGACCATCCTGACATTCCTACGAGCTGCTCTGGGCTGTCAG TTTTATGAAGGCTACGGCCAGACTGAATGTACAGCCGGGTGCACCATGTCGATGCCTGGAGACTGGACAGCCG GTCACGTCGGGCCTCCTCTGCCCTGCAACTATGTCAAACTGGTGGATGTGGCAGAAATGAATTACCTGGCAGCCAACGGAGAGGGAGAG GTGTGTGTCAAAGGACCAAATGTATTTCAGGGATACCTGGAAGACCGTGAGAGGACAGCTGAGGCAATTGACCAGGACGGATGGCTGCACACAGGGGACATTGGGAAATGGCTTCCTGTAAGCAAAACCCTGATGATCTCTGACTATTGTACCGAACGTATGAAGCCAAGTGGCTTAACGTTGTTATGTTTCTCATCTGGTTCATTGCAGAACGGCACTCTGAAGGTCATTGACAGAAAGAAGCACATTTTCAAGCTGGCACAAGGAGAATACATCGCCCCCGAGAAAATAGAAACCGTCTATAATCGTAGTGATCCAGTGGCTCAGATATTTGTTCATGGTGATAGTTTACAG gcATGTCTGGTGGGAGTCGTGGTACCTGATCCTGACTTTTTACCTATTTGGGCCAAGAACAAAGGAATTGAAGGATCCTACTCTGATCTGTGCAAAAACAAG GATGTAAAGAGCGCCATTCTGGAGGACATTCTGAGGCTGGGCAAAGAAGCAGGACTCAAGTCTTTTGAACAG GTGAGAGATATCATGTTACATCCTGAGATGTTTTCTGTCCAGAACGGCCTGCTGACGCCCACCCTGAAAGCCAAAAGGGTCGAGCTCCGGAGTCACTTCAGAGACCAGATTGATGAACTTTATGCCAAAATCAAGATGTGA
- the acsl1a gene encoding long-chain-fatty-acid--CoA ligase 1a isoform X1 — protein MQAQEVLRQLRIPELDEIRQYLRGLPANTLMGMGAFAAITTYWFASRPKALKPPCDLGQQSLEIPSGERARRSVLTDSDELMTHYYDDARTMYEVFLRGLRVSNDGPCLGSRKPNQPYEWQSYREVANRAEYIGSALLHRGHSHTGDKFVGIFSQNRPEWTTSELACYTYSLVAVPLYDTLGTEAIGYILDKAAISSVICDIPEKAQMILDCVSKKGRTVKTIVLMEAFDSDMVSRGQECGVEILSMKEFEALGKTNHKDPVPPKPEDLALICFTSGTTGNPKGAMLTHRNVISNTAAFIKITEGSLKPSTKDVLISFLPLAHMFERVVEGVILIHGARIGYFQGDIRLLMDDLKTLQPTVFPVVPRLLNRMFDKVFGQANTPLKRWLLDFAFRRKEAELRSGVVRKDSMWDKLIFKKVQASLGGRVRLMITGAAPVSPTILTFLRAALGCQFYEGYGQTECTAGCTMSMPGDWTAGHVGPPLPCNYVKLVDVAEMNYLAANGEGEVCVKGPNVFQGYLEDRERTAEAIDQDGWLHTGDIGKWLPVSKTLMISDYCTERMKPSGLTLLCFSSGSLQNGTLKVIDRKKHIFKLAQGEYIAPEKIETVYNRSDPVAQIFVHGDSLQACLVGVVVPDPDFLPIWAKNKGIEGSYSDLCKNKDVKSAILEDILRLGKEAGLKSFEQVRDIMLHPEMFSVQNGLLTPTLKAKRVELRSHFRDQIDELYAKIKM, from the exons ATGCAGGCTCAGGAAGTCCTGAGACAGCTGCGGATTCCCGAGCTGGATGAAATTCGGCAGTACTTGCGCGGATTGCCCGCCAACACACTCATGGGCATGGGTGCCTTCGCTGCCATCACCACCTACTGGTTTGCCAGCCGGCCAAAAGCCCTCAAACCACCTTGTGACCTTGGCCAGCAGTCACTGGAAATACCA AGTGGAGAACGTGCAAGAAGGTCAGTGCTGACTGACAGCGATGAGCTCATGACACACTACTACGATGATGCACGAACAATGTATGAGGTGTTCCTACGAGGGCTCAGAGTATCAA ATGATGGACCCTGTTTAGGATCGAGAAAACCAAACCAACCTTACGAGTGGCAGTCATACAGAGAG gTGGCAAACAGAGCGGAGTACATCGGCTCTGCTCTTCTTCACAGAGGACACTCTCATACAGGAGACAAGTTCGTCGGCATCTTCTCCCAGAACAGACCAGAG tggACCACTTCAGAGCTGGCTTGTTACACATACTCCCTCGTGGCAGTTCCACTGTACGACACACTTGGCACGGAGGCCATTGGCTACATTCTCGACAAAG ctgcCATCTCGTCAGTGATCTGTGACATACCCGAAAAGGCTCAGATGATTCTAGACTGTGTCAGTAAAAAAGGGCGAACGGTAAAGACGATTGTGCTCATGGAGGCCTTCGACAGCGACATGGTGTCCCGCGGACAGGAGTGTGGTGTTGAGATCCTGAGCATGAAGGAGTTTGAG gcctTAGGtaaaacaaaccacaaagaCCCAGTG CCCCCTAAACCAGAGGACCTCGCACTTATCTGCTTTACATCTGGAACCACAG GAAACCCAAAAGGTGCAATGCTTACTCATCGAAATGTCATCTCCAACACTGCAGctttcattaaaataacagag GGCTCACTGAAGCCCAGCACTAAAGATGTGCTCATCTCCTTCCTCCCTTTGGCCCATATGTTTGAGAGGGTGGTGGAG GGTGTCATCCTCATCCATGGGGCTCGTATCGGATATTTCCAAGGAGACATTCGGCTTTTGATGGATGATTTGAAAACGCTGCAGCCAACAGTCTTCCCTGTGGTCCCACGTCTCCTCAACCGCATGTTTGATAAG GTGTTTGGTCAAGCTAACACGCCACTGAAGAGATGGCTGCTTGATTTCGCTTTTAGGAGGAAGGAGGCAGAGCTTCGTAGCGGTGTGGTCAGAAAGGACAGCATGTGGGACAAACTCATCTTCAAGAAAGTACAG GCGAGCCTGGGTGGACGTGTGAGGCTCATGATTACAGGAGCAGCACCGGTGTCCCCGACCATCCTGACATTCCTACGAGCTGCTCTGGGCTGTCAG TTTTATGAAGGCTACGGCCAGACTGAATGTACAGCCGGGTGCACCATGTCGATGCCTGGAGACTGGACAGCCG GTCACGTCGGGCCTCCTCTGCCCTGCAACTATGTCAAACTGGTGGATGTGGCAGAAATGAATTACCTGGCAGCCAACGGAGAGGGAGAG GTGTGTGTCAAAGGACCAAATGTATTTCAGGGATACCTGGAAGACCGTGAGAGGACAGCTGAGGCAATTGACCAGGACGGATGGCTGCACACAGGGGACATTGGGAAATGGCTTCCTGTAAGCAAAACCCTGATGATCTCTGACTATTGTACCGAACGTATGAAGCCAAGTGGCTTAACGTTGTTATGTTTCTCATCTGGTTCATTGCAGAACGGCACTCTGAAGGTCATTGACAGAAAGAAGCACATTTTCAAGCTGGCACAAGGAGAATACATCGCCCCCGAGAAAATAGAAACCGTCTATAATCGTAGTGATCCAGTGGCTCAGATATTTGTTCATGGTGATAGTTTACAG gcATGTCTGGTGGGAGTCGTGGTACCTGATCCTGACTTTTTACCTATTTGGGCCAAGAACAAAGGAATTGAAGGATCCTACTCTGATCTGTGCAAAAACAAG GATGTAAAGAGCGCCATTCTGGAGGACATTCTGAGGCTGGGCAAAGAAGCAGGACTCAAGTCTTTTGAACAG GTGAGAGATATCATGTTACATCCTGAGATGTTTTCTGTCCAGAACGGCCTGCTGACGCCCACCCTGAAAGCCAAAAGGGTCGAGCTCCGGAGTCACTTCAGAGACCAGATTGATGAACTTTATGCCAAAATCAAGATGTGA